From a region of the Cucumis sativus cultivar 9930 chromosome 6, Cucumber_9930_V3, whole genome shotgun sequence genome:
- the LOC101219253 gene encoding DNA-3-methyladenine glycosylase 1 has product MAKRIRRKCLFQLESPSDAVPLSPSASSKIPFPSTKVRKISSNQEPTKPQISAPGGYNPTRIFPNLADPVKSLSSSDKISTAINHLRRSDPLLISLLDSCETPNFKSNPPFLALTKSILYQQLATKAAEAIYNRFASLCGGEAAVLPDTVLGLSPQQLRVIGVSGRKASYLHDLATKFIEGSLSNSFILEMDDETLLRALTAVKGIGVWSVHMFMIFTLHRPDVLPVGDLGVRKGVQRLYGLKELPKPAEMEKLCEKWKPYRSIGAWYMWRLIDAKEIVKNGCD; this is encoded by the coding sequence ATGGCCAAAAGAATCCGCCGGAAATGCCTCTTTCAGTTGGAGTCTCCATCCGACGCTGTTCCTCTCTCTCCCTCGGCTTCCTCCAAGATTCCCTTCCCATCCACAAAAGTTCGGAAGATTTCCTCCAATCAAGAACCGACCAAACCACAAATTTCAGCTCCCGGCGGTTATAACCCGACCCGAATATTCCCGAACCTCGCCGATCCCGTCAAATCCTTGTCGTCTTCAGATAAAATTTCTACAGCGATCAATCATTTACGCCGTTCGGATCCTCTTCTAATAAGTTTGTTAGATTCTTGCGAAACCCCCAATTTCAAGTCCAATCCACCGTTCTTAGCACTAACGAAGAGCATCCTCTACCAACAACTCGCCACAAAGGCCGCCGAAGCGATCTACAATCGCTTCGCCTCGCTATGCGGCGGAGAGGCGGCGGTACTGCCGGACACCGTGCTCGGACTCTCGCCGCAACAGCTGCGAGTAATCGGAGTTTCGGGGAGGAAGGCAAGTTACCTCCATGATCTAGCAACGAAATTCATAGAGGGGAGtttatcaaattcatttattctGGAGATGGACGACGAGACTCTATTGAGGGCGTTAACGGCGGTGAAGGGAATCGGCGTTTGGTCGGTGCATATGTTCATGATATTTACCCTACATCGGCCGGATGTGCTGCCCGTGGGGGATTTGGGAGTGAGAAAAGGGGTGCAGAGATTGTACGGACTGAAGGAATTGCCGAAGCCGGCGGAGATGGAGAAACTTTGTGAGAAATGGAAGCCTTACAGATCGATCGGAGCTTGGTATATGTGGAGGCTAATCGACGCTAAGGAAATCGTGAAGAATGGTTGCGATTGA